One Drechmeria coniospora strain ARSEF 6962 chromosome 01, whole genome shotgun sequence genomic region harbors:
- a CDS encoding raffinose family of oligosaccharides transporter (MRT; a raffinose family of oligosaccharides transporter), with product MKDVTSQEAAAATAAERNMSFIQSFKLYKKACLWSIFLSTCIVMEGFDVVLLSNLFAYPPFQRKFGERLPDGTYELTPAWQSGLSNGALVGEILGLFVNGIIADRFGYRKTLIGSLFACICFIFIIFFSETLVQLLIGEILMGIPWGVFQTLTTTYAAEVCPTHLRAYLTTYVNLCWVMGQLLASGVLRAMLTRDDQWGYKIPFALQWFWPVPLIIGIYLAPESPWWLVRRERIADAKKSLARLTTRNTGLDFKPDETVAMMVHTNKMEKDLQAGTSYLDLFKGVNLRRTEIVCGTWIIQNLCGSSFMGFSTYFYKQAGMATENSFNMTLAGYALGAVGTILSWFLMGRFGRRTLYFGGQVAMFTLLLSIGFASFAGRENVAAQWAIGSMLLVYTFTYDATVGPVCYSLVSELTSTRLRTKSVVLARNLYNLVGIVANVITPLMLNPSAWNWGAKSGFFWAASCGLCATWTYFRLPEPKGRTFGELDILFENHISARKFKSTSVDQLSVPGHHGVEMDTISLDKENGKRFEEVMVERVDSRRR from the coding sequence ATGAAGGACGTAACCTcccaggaggcggcggccgccaccgcGGCCGAGCGCAACATGAGCTTCATCCAATCCTTCAAGCTCTACAAGAAGGCCTGTCTGTGGTCCATCTTCCTCTCCACCTGCATCGTCATGGAGGGgttcgacgtcgtcctcctcaGCAACCTGTTCGCCTACCCGCCCTTCCAGCGAAAGTTTGGCGAGCGGCTGCCCGACGGCACCTACGAGCTCACGCCGGCCTGGCAGTCCGGCCTCTCCAACGGCGCGCTCGTCGGTGAGATcctcggcctcttcgtcAACGGTATCATCGCCGACCGGTTCGGCTACCGCAAGACCCTCATCGGCTCCCTCTTCGCCTGCATCTGcttcatcttcatcatcTTCTTCTCCGAGACGCTCGTCCAGCTCCTCATCGGCGAGATCCTCATGGGCATCCCCTGGGGTGTCTTCCAGACCCTGACCACGACctacgccgccgaggtctgCCCGACTCACCTCCGCGCCTACCTCACGACCTACGTCAACCTCTGCTGGGTCATGGGCCAGCTCCTCGCCTCCGGCGTCCTCCGCGCCATGCTTACCCGCGACGACCAGTGGGGCTACAAGATCCCCTTTGCCCTCCAGTGGTTCTGGCCGGTGCccctcatcatcggcatctaCCTCGCGCCCGAGTCCCCCTGGTGGCTCGTCCGGCGCGaacgcatcgccgacgccaagaAGTCGCTCGCCCGCCTGACGACCCGCAACACCGGCCTCGACTTCAAGCCGGACGAGACCGTCGCCATGATGGTGCACACCAACAAGATGGAGAAGGATCTCCAGGCCGGCACCTCCTACCTCGATCTCTTCAAGGGCGTCAACCTCCGCCGAACCGAGATCGTCTGCGGCACTTGGATCATCCAGAACCTCTGCGGCTCCTCCTTCATGGGCTTCTCCACATACTTCTACAAGCAGGCCGGCATGGCGACCGAGAACTCGTTCAACATGACGCTCGCCGGCtacgccctcggcgccgtcggcaccatcCTCTCCTGGTTCCTCATGGGCCGCTTCGGACGTCGGACCCTCTACTTTGGCGGCCAGGTCGCCATGTTCACCCTCCTGCTGAGCATCGGCTTCGCTTCTTTCGCCGGCCGCGAGAACGTTGCCGCCCAGTGGGCCATCGGTTCCATGCTCCTCGTCTACACCTTCACCTACGACGCCACCGTCGGTCCCGTCTGCTACTCCCTCGTCTCCGAGCTCACGTCGACCCGTCTCCGCACCAAGTcggtcgtcctcgcccgcaACCTCTACAACCtggtcggcatcgtcgccaacgTCATCACCCCGCTCATGCTGAACCCCTCGGCCTGGAACTGGGGTGCCAAGTCCGGCTTCTTCTGGGCCGCCTCCTGCGGCCTCTGCGCCACCTGGACCTACTTCCGCCTGCCCGAGCCCAAGGGCCGCACCTTTGGCGAGCTTGACATCCTGTTCGAGAACCACATCAGCGCCCGCAAGTTCAAGTCGACCTCGGTCGACCAGCTCAGCGTCCCGGGCCACcacggcgtcgagatggacaCGATATCGCTCGACAAGGAGAACGGCAAGCGGTTCGAGGAGGTCATGGTCGAGCGCGTCGACAGCCGAAGACGCTAA
- a CDS encoding putative nuclear migration protein ami1, translating to MAAWEMDDDRTTDLATGSSPMVPDLPPFGTPSGASERLSGDAVPCPGRRSSPAHASSDGGEKRRSRDVTTDESISILDPRRFTPTLHANLVSEILALRRDQAEKATQIESLETTLHAARQERDRLQDSLRSTAKEGRSLKRQLSLLEGGTASALGEFARERDEAVDFVAETKRRLEAAQKKMRCQEDESRRLHDLWALEKGGWEDERRRFERKIHVAESRLKTVLDEVAVYQAVREHRAGTQSGTASARESEGEEALHGLDARSVRTVSRTSSVRRSHRHGVGHAFGPDGRSLADELEFDDDETDLDGRESAPSNHASPGRRRRGDGRDGVSSSIHHRMPSVEGLKRPGSVVHGRPFAAEPLMAPLDSDEDEEREPEATVVGSIDAQPTSPAPEAAAAKPATAELATRTRMPELDGPAGGDSEIEANQRRKRVQVRRPVLILASPKADIRMVSAASQTMEPPLSPPKTPESSCMGSESPPGTPGVLMVSCSMQTEEPAVVGGEPEEASLAAQPSPPLPIPSISIQPPTSRPTTPQAPRLPQHFQDFGCQVNLPTSDSVVDASVQTEGIQVDKRLALLPPHLRPSTISSRPTSPNRTTSSERDADFTPVPGNPPARNPRRLKGGRAPRAMPPSPPLDGDDDEPRDDSTLSSRRGAPTRPSHHFTSIFAGFDTASSDEADDFDGYQSDSEYRTALSAPRPRWISSRQKQGPFGAGTKVPGPNSQPWAGGVAKAAGETTRDETEPLSKGHDGKLSRTYEKSPPPPPPALGRAGVIRRAAVIQCGIAIRQGRTRSPSLPDPSRPPFPIPTRASSRVPGVGAGTPSDGQQSPTRRDGWPRRGSSRSSYQGHNVRKVRSAMALPQERRDRARVSSSPPPLSPSTEAPASPGLPPLPLNDITTPRTRDGDSSRRRGHRHEPSTNTDMTYNTEPTSLTSGSQSPGVVDAIAQTMVGEWMLKYVRRRRSFGVPEAAGKDDSSNDRHKRWVWLAPYERAILWSGKQPLSGSALMGKTGRKRKRPTPRSSWWMEMLTCAVTIQSVLDVKDDNAAPKIMPHVFNRSILILTPQRALKFTARSPERHYLWLTALSFLAHSSHAVPDVLAGPPAWRRANGQRAHPDFETSRAKLKRGGIRDSIRLAKGRSDGSKDAPVGSSSIPSVPSSRMGDAAHLRLAGGRSREQLREAAEPPIIPRFTERTVQATEHGRKRSNTGGLVAPPLSFRGFSGPAAGGGAHHHLSVGMASGRGGTAGSTETHQPRASGNTEWGVSRKASQRTLAASSSPAGNFFDAVGTVRMEAFIGPLAFSPTCDHADELDEVRQSTRRRSKELRRRSSRSIREECLGRSRTVEDDFFNDDPFKGF from the exons ATGGCTGCCTGGGAGATGGATGACGACCGCACGACGGACCTCGCCACCGGTTCGTCGCCCATGGTCCCGGACCTACCCCCCTTCGGCACGCCTTCCGGAGCCTCGGAGAGATTGTccggcgacgccgtgccATGTCCCGGAAGGCGCTCGTCTCCGGCCCACGCatcgagcgacggcggcgagaaaaGGCGCTCCAGGGAcgtgacgacggacgagagcaTCAGCATCCTAGACCCCCGCAGATTCACGCCCACCCTGCACGCCAACCTCGTGTCCGAGATTCTGGCCCTGAGGCGGGACCaggccgagaaggcgacgCAGATCGAGAGTCTCGAAACCACGCTGCACGCCGCCAGGCAGGAGCGCGACCGGCTCCAGGACAGCCTGAGGAGCACGGCCAAGGAAGGTCGCTCCCTGAAGCGCCAGCTCTCCCTGCTCGAGGGTGGAACCGCGTCGGCCCTCGGCGAGTTCGCCCGCGAGAGAGATGAAGCCGTCGACTTCGTGGCTGAGACCAAGAGGCGTCTGGAGGCGGCCCAGAAGAAGATGCGGTGCCAAGAGGACGAATCCCGACGCCTTCACGACCTCTGGGCCCTCGAAAAGGGCGGCTGGGAGGACGAAAGGCGCAGGTTCGAGCGCAAGATACACGTCGCCGAGAGTCGCCTAAAgaccgtcctcgacgaggtggccGTCTACCAAGCTGTTCGGGAGCACAGGGCGGGCACCCAAAGCGGGACCGCCAGCGCGCGCGAGAGCGAAGGGGAAGAAGCCTTGCACGGCCTGGACGCCCGGAGCGTCCGGACCGTGAGCAGGACCAGCAGTGTTCGACGCTCGCATCGTCATGGCGTCGGCCACGCCTTTGGTCCCGACGGCCGCTCGCTGGCAGACGAGCTCgagttcgacgacgacgagacggatCTTGACGGTCGCGAAAGCGCCCCCTCGAACCACGCAAGCCCCGGcaggcgccgtcgcggcgacggccgagacggcgtcTCGAGCAGCATCCACCACCGGATGCCGAGTGTGGAAGGCTTGAAGCGCCCCGGCAGCGTCGTCCACGGGAGGCCGTTCGCGGCCGAGCCGCTCATGGCGCCGCTGgacagcgacgaggatgaggagcgGGAGCCGGAGGCAACCGTCGTCGGGTCCATCGACGCCCAACCTAC ctcgccggcacccgaagccgccgccgcgaagccggccacggccgagctggcAACCCGTACGAGGAtgcccgagctcgacggccccgCGGGAGGGGATTCGGAGATTGAGGCGAACCAGAGGCGGAAGCGCGTGCAGGTTCGTCGGCCCGTCCTGATCCTGGCCTCGCCGAAAGCCGACATCCGCATggtctcggccgcgtcccAGACCATGGAGCCACCGTTGAGCCCGCCAAAGACACCCGAGTCGTCTTGCATGGGCTCGGAGTCGCCGCCCGGGACGCCCGGCGTTCTCATGGTGAGCTGCTCCATGCAGACCGAGgagcctgccgtcgtcggtggtgaGCCGGAGGAAGcatccctcgccgcccagccctcgccgccgttgcccaTCCCGAGCATCAGCATCCAGCCTCCcacgagccggccgacgactccACAAGCGCCCCGGCTGCCTCAGCACTTCCAAGACTTTGGTTGCCAGGTGAACCTACCCACCTCTGacagcgtcgtcgacgcctccgTCCAGACGGAGGGTATACAGGTCGACAAGCGGCTGGccttgctgccgccgcaccttcggccgtcgaccatttcctcgcggccgacgtctCCGAATCGAACCACCAGCTCGGAGCGGGACGCCGACTTCACGCCGGTCCCCGGAAACCCGCCCGCCCGCAACCCCCGACGGCTGAAGGGCGGCCGAGCCCCTCGCGCAATGCCGCCGTCCCCCCCGctcgacggagacgacgacgagccccgCGACGACAGCACCCTGTCCAGCCGCCGaggggcgccgacgagaccgTCGCACCACTTCACGAGCATCTTTGCAGGCTTCGACACGGCCAGctccgacgaagccgacgattTCGACGGATACCAGAGCGACTCCGAGTATCGCACCGCCCTGTCGGCGCCTAGGCCGAGGTGGATCTCGAGCCGGCAGAAGCAGGGACCCTTTGGCGCCGGCACGAAGGTGCCAGGTCCAAACTCCCAACCGTGGGCTGGAGGCGTCGCCAAGGCTGCCGGCGAGACGACGCGGGACGAGACGGAACCCCTTTCAAAGGGGCATGACGGGAAGCTCAGCAGGACGTACGAGaaatcgccgccgccgccacccccGGCGTTGGGCCGCGCCGGCGTCATCCGAAGGGCTGCCGTGATCCAATGCGGCATCGCCATTCGGCAAGGCCGCACGAGGAGCCCCAGTCTTCCAGATCCCAGCCGTCCCCCGTTCCCGATCCCGACCCGGGCAAGCTCCAGGGTGCCCGGCGTCGGTGCGGGCACCCCGAGCGACGGCCAGCAGAGCCCGACCCGACGGGACGGCTGGCCTCGGAGGGGAAGCAGCCGCTCCTCCTACCAGGGCCACAACGTTCGCAAGGTCCGGTCCGCGATGGCTCTTCCGCAGGAGCGACGCGATCGAGCACGCGtcagctcctcgccgcctccgctgtcgccgtcgacggaagCGCCGGCGAGCCCCGGCTTACCGCCCCTGCCCCTGAACGACATCACAACGCCGCGTACCAGGGACGGCGacagcagccgccgcaggGGACACCGCCatgagccgtcgacgaacaCGGACATGACCTACAACACGGAACCGACATCGCTGACGAGCGGCTCGCAGAGCCCCGGCGtggtcgacgccatcgctcAGACCATGGTCGGCGAGTGGATGCTTAAGTACGTCCGCAGGCGAAGGTCGTTCGGCGTACCCGAGGCCGCGGGCAAGGACGATTCGAGCAACGACCGTCACAAGCGGTGGGTGTGGCTGGCGCCGTACGAGAGGGCCATTCTCTGGAGCGGCAAGCAGCCTTTGAGCGGCAGCGCGTTGATGGGCAAGACGGGCCGCAAGCGTAAGCGACCGACCCCCCGCTCGAGCTGGTGGATGGAAATGCTGACATGCGCAGTGACGATCCAatccgtcctcgacgtcaaggACGACAACGCCGCGCCCAAGATCATGCCGCACGTCTTCAACCGGTCCATCCTGATCCTCACGCCGCAGCGCGCGCTGAAGTTTACGGCGCGGTCGCCGGAGCGGCATTACCTGTGGCTCACGGCCCTGTCGTTCCTCGCACACTCATCCCATGCCGTTCCGGATGTCCTTGCCGGACCACCGGCATGGCGTCGGGCGAACGGCCAGCGGGCGCATCCGGATTTCGAAACGTCGCGAGCCAAGCTCAAGCGCGGTGGCATCAGGGATTCGATTCGGCTCGCAAAGGGCAGGTCCGACGGGTCCAAGGACGCCCCGGTCGGCTCATCGAGCATCCCCAGCGTCCCGTCTTCGCGCATGGGCGATGCGGCGCACCTTCGGCTCGCTGGCGGCCGCAGCCGAGAGCAGCTgcgggaggcggccgagccgccgATCATCCCGCGCTTCACCGAGCGAACCGTGCAGGCGACGGAACACGGCCGGAAGCGAAGCAACACGGGAGGGCTCGTCGCCCCGCCCCTGTCGTTTCGTGGTTTCTCCGGGCCAGCGGCCGGCGGTGGAGCGCACCACCACCTGTCCGTCGGCATGGCGAGCGGACGGGGCGGGACGGCAGGCTCGACGGAAACGCATCAACCGCGTGCGTCGGGCAATACGGAATGGGGCGTGAGCCGGAAAGCGTCTCAACGCACTCTGGCGGCGTCCTCGAGTCCGGCGGGCAACTTtttcgacgccgtcggcacggTCCGCATGGAGGCTTTTATCGGCCCCCTTGCCTTCTCGCCGACCTGCGACCATGCGGATGAGCTGGACGAGGTTCGGcaatcgacgaggaggcgaagcAAGGAGCttcggaggaggagcagccgCAGCATTCGGGAAGAATGCCTCGGCCGAAGCAggacggtcgaggacgacttTTTCAACGACGACCCGTTCAAGGGGTTTTGA
- a CDS encoding hypothetical protein (related to OTU domain-containing protein 6B) yields the protein MEGETLDHLQARHRKELKELQGRITSKKKNATKKTRKGVNDECAEMERRLREKQAAEIAAEVGETTEGAEDPLADEADAERGTQRAEDETAERRTEKLSLRDGNGAADANRNLDAGAPSPRQPPVKRNRQKERLARRAAEQEAAAERAEQEASSMTDHRAREGEFMKSTFAAYSLVEEEVAPDGHCLFAAVADQLGRNDIPLLDGPASLSAGEPAYRLVRRAAAAYMEEHADDFAPFLDEDLAAYVAKMRDTAEWGGQLELTALARRYGAEIRVVQDGRLETIGDEGAPPPRKTLWLAYYRHGYGLGEHYNSLRPTAATTAGKTPEKTVGKTVGETVGKTVVG from the coding sequence ATGGAGGGCGAGACGTTGGACCACCTCCAGGCGCGGCACCGcaaggagctcaaggagCTGCAGGGTCGCATCACCAGCAAGAAGAAGAAcgcgacgaagaagacgcGCAAGGGCGTCAACGACGAGTGTGCCGAGATGGAACGCCGGCTGCGCGAGAAGCAGGCGGCAGAAATCGCCGCCGAAGTTGGCGAGACGActgagggcgccgaggacccgttggccgacgaagccgacgccgagaggGGTACCCAAAGGGCGGAAGAtgagacggccgagaggcGGACGGAGAAGCTGTCCCTGCGCGACGGCAACGGTGCCGCTGACGCCAACcgcaacctcgacgccggcgccccctccccccgccaGCCGCCGGTCAAGAGAAATCGGCAAAAGGAGCGGCTCGCGCGCCGggcggccgagcaggaggcggcggccgagcgtgccgagcaggaggcctcgtccatgacggATCACCGCGCCCGCGAGGGCGAGTTCATGAAGAGCACCTTTGCCGCCTacagcctcgtcgaggaggaggtggcgCCCGACGGACACtgcctcttcgccgccgtcgccgaccagcTGGGCCGGAACGACATacccctcctcgacggccccgCCTCCCTCTCGGCCGGGGAGCCGGCCTACAGGCTCGTCCggagggccgccgccgcctacATGGAGGAGCACGCCGACGACTTTGCccccttcctcgacgaggacctcgccgCCTACGTCGCCAAGATGCGGGACACGGCCGAGTGGGGTGGCCAGCTCGAGCTCACGGCGCTCGCGAGACGCTACGGCGCCGAGATTCGCGTCGTCCaggacggccgcctcgagaccatcggcgacgagggcgcgccgccgccaaggaagACGCTGTGGTTGGCCTACTACAGACACGGCTACGGCCTCGGGGAGCACTACAACTCGTTGCgcccgacggccgcgacgacggcggggaaGACTCCGGAGAAGACGGTGGGCAAGACGGTGGGCGAGACGGTGGGCAAGACAGtagtagggtaa
- a CDS encoding protein kinase domain-containing protein, protein MGPTSRRCLGCLAAKFRRSVPRPRSEARAFPVSGFDAISQDQAIEEETIPEYKAEYFYPVRLGEVFHNRFQTVAKLGYGSSSTIWLARDLCEHQYVALKVYIHNSARHRELPFYDHLDKFLPSKHRGARKVRKLLASFEVDGPRGKHVALALQVSQMSIRDMDTVFMDGNGFNEGFVQGAVIELLEALDFLHTEVQCVHTDVHPGNLLLGLDDDSLFQALEENEFSSPVPRKQLEDRVIYLSRLMKPKAGPLLLSDFGEARLGPGPHAGDIMPIMYRAPETLLRIQWGCPVDIWSVGLTAWQLLEGKTLFTARKEDGSFSDGVHLAELIAALGPPPPGLLRRNHKRALEYWDEHGNWGEFVPIPKERTLEAAETKLKDSAKFLRFIRRALTWDPDTRPTAKQLLQDPWLTE, encoded by the exons ATGGGCCCTACGTCAAGAAGGTGCCTCGGCTGCCTTGCCGCCAAATTTAGGCGGTCGGTTCCGCGTCCACGGTCAGAGGCGCGAGCGTTTCCCGTGAGCGGATTCGATGCCATCAGTCAAGATCAGGCCATCGAAGAAGAAACGATACCGGAGTACAAGGCGGAATACTTTTATCCCGTTCGTCTCGGCGAAGTCTTCCACAACCGGTTTCAAACCGTAGCCAAACTTGGCTATGGCTCCTCGTCCACGATATGGCTCGCGCGCGACCTCTG CGAGCATCAGTACGTGGCGCTCAAGGTGTACATTCACAACTCGGCTCGGCACCGCGAGCTGCCCTTTTACGACCACCTCGACAAGTTCCTCCCCAGCAAGCACCGTGGGGCCCGAAAGGTCAGAAAGCTGCTCGCCTCTTTCGAAGTCGACGGCCCCCGTGGCAAGCATGTCGCTCTTGCCCTTCAGGTGTCTCAGATGAGCATCCGCGACATGGACACGGTGTTCATGGACGGAAACGGATTCAACGAGGGGTTCGTCCAAGGCGCCGTCATAGAGCTTCTCGAAGCCCTCGACTTCCTGCACACCGAGGTGCAGTGCGTACACACCG ACGTACATCCCGGCAATCTCCtgctcgggctcgacgaTGATTCGCTCTTCCAAGCGCTGGAGGAGAACGAATTTTCTAGCCCCGTCCCTCggaagcagctcgaggaccGGGTCATCTACCTCTCCCGTCTGATGAAGCCCAAggccgggccgctgctgctctCCGACTTTGGAGAAGCCAGGCTCGGCCCTGGCCCCCATGCTGGGGACATCATGCCGATCATGTATCGGGCCCCAGAGACGCTCCTGCGCATCCAATGGGGTTGTCCGGTCGACATCTGGAGCGTCGGCCTCACC GCATGGCAGCTCCTCGAAGGCAAGACGCTCTTCACCGCCCGCAAAGAAGATGGCAGCTTCTCGGACGGAGTTCACTTGGCCGAACTTATCGCCGCGCTAGGACCACCGCCCCCCGGACTCCTTCGTCGGAATCACAAGAGAGCGCTCGAGTACTGGGATGAGCATG GAAACTGGGGCGAGTTTGTACCGATACCGAAGGAGAGGACCCTCGAGGCAGCCGAGACCAAGCTCAAGGATAGCGCCAAGTTCCTCCGATTCATCCGCAGAGCCCTTACATGGGATCCGGACACTCGCCCCACGGCCAAGCAACTTTTGCAAGACCCGTGGTTGACAGAGTAG